One genomic segment of Cellulophaga sp. HaHaR_3_176 includes these proteins:
- the gmd gene encoding GDP-mannose 4,6-dehydratase — MKVAFITGVTGQDGAYLSEFLLKKGYQVHGLKRRASLFNTDRIDHLYQDPHVENRNFILHYGDMTDSTNLIRLIQEIQPDEIYNLAAMSHVQVSFEVPEYTGNADGLGTLRILDAVRLLGLEKKTRIYQASTSELYGKVQEVPQSETTPFYPRSPYAVAKMYAYWITVNYREAYGMYACNGILFNHESPIRGETFVTRKITRAASRISLGLQDKIYLGNLDAKRDWGHAKDYVRMMWMILQADEAEDWVIATGKTTPVREFVRMAFAEVGIELEFKGEGVEEKGYVKACSNPEFQIEIGKEILAVDPKYFRPTEVDLLIGDATKANTKLGWIPEYDLQDLVKDMMKHDVKLMQKDQHLKEGGYDTFNYFE; from the coding sequence ATGAAAGTAGCATTTATCACAGGAGTAACCGGACAAGATGGCGCTTACTTGAGTGAGTTCTTATTAAAAAAAGGATACCAAGTACATGGTTTAAAAAGAAGAGCTTCTTTGTTCAACACTGATAGAATCGATCATTTATACCAAGATCCTCATGTAGAAAATCGTAATTTTATATTACACTACGGAGACATGACCGATAGTACTAACCTAATTCGTTTAATTCAAGAAATTCAACCAGACGAAATATATAATCTTGCAGCAATGAGTCACGTACAAGTGTCTTTTGAGGTGCCAGAATATACAGGTAATGCAGATGGTTTAGGTACATTACGAATTTTAGATGCTGTTCGTTTATTAGGTTTAGAGAAAAAAACACGTATCTACCAAGCTTCTACCTCTGAGTTGTACGGTAAAGTACAAGAAGTTCCTCAATCAGAAACAACACCTTTCTACCCACGTAGCCCATATGCAGTTGCAAAAATGTATGCTTATTGGATTACCGTAAACTATAGAGAAGCTTACGGCATGTATGCTTGTAATGGTATTTTATTTAACCATGAATCACCAATTAGAGGTGAAACTTTCGTTACTAGAAAAATTACACGTGCCGCTTCAAGAATTTCTCTTGGGTTACAAGATAAAATCTACTTAGGAAATTTAGATGCAAAAAGAGACTGGGGTCACGCGAAAGATTATGTTCGTATGATGTGGATGATTCTACAAGCTGATGAAGCTGAGGATTGGGTTATTGCTACCGGAAAAACTACTCCTGTTAGAGAGTTTGTACGTATGGCATTTGCAGAAGTTGGTATTGAATTAGAATTCAAAGGCGAAGGTGTTGAAGAAAAAGGATATGTAAAAGCTTGTTCTAACCCAGAGTTCCAAATTGAAATAGGTAAAGAAATTTTAGCCGTAGATCCTAAATATTTTAGACCAACGGAAGTAGATTTATTAATTGGTGATGCTACAAAAGCAAATACAAAATTAGGTTGGATTCCTGAATATGACTTGCAAGATTTGGTGAAAGATATGATGAAGCATGATGTGAAGTTGATGCAGAAAGATCAGCATTTAAAGGAAGGTGGTTACGACACTTTTAATTACTTCGAGTAA
- a CDS encoding GDP-L-fucose synthase: MEKNAKIYIAGHRGLVGSAILKNLDTRGYTNFITRTHKELDLTDSNAVAAFFAKEKPEYVFLAAAKVGGIVANNTYRADFIHANLMIQNNVIHQSYVHGVKKMMFLGSTCIYPKNCPQPMKEDYLLTDTLEYTNEPYAIAKIAGIKMCESYNLQYGTNFISVMPTNLYGPNDNFDLEKSHVLPALIRKMHLGKALENRDWDTLRKDLNKLPIEGFNGVSMDEDIYSILDKYGIQKKGDTIHLEIWGSGKPMREFLWSEDMADASVFLMEERDFTDCYSSKTSEIRNTHINIGTGVDISIEELAKLIKKTVGFKGKLYFNSSKPDGTMKKLTDPSKLHGLGWKHKIELKEGVRKMYEWYKA; the protein is encoded by the coding sequence ATGGAAAAAAACGCGAAAATATACATAGCTGGTCATAGAGGTTTAGTGGGTAGTGCCATTTTAAAAAATTTAGATACTAGAGGGTATACTAATTTTATCACTCGTACCCATAAAGAATTAGATCTTACGGATAGCAATGCCGTAGCAGCTTTTTTTGCCAAAGAAAAACCAGAATATGTGTTTTTAGCAGCAGCTAAAGTAGGTGGTATTGTTGCCAATAATACATACAGAGCTGATTTCATCCATGCAAACTTAATGATTCAAAATAATGTGATTCACCAAAGCTATGTTCATGGTGTAAAAAAAATGATGTTTTTAGGAAGCACATGTATCTACCCAAAAAACTGTCCTCAACCCATGAAAGAGGATTATCTTTTAACAGACACATTAGAGTATACTAATGAACCATATGCAATTGCTAAAATTGCTGGTATTAAAATGTGCGAGAGTTACAACTTGCAATACGGTACTAATTTTATTTCAGTTATGCCCACCAACCTCTACGGGCCTAATGATAATTTTGATTTAGAAAAATCACACGTATTACCTGCTTTAATTCGTAAAATGCATTTGGGTAAGGCTTTAGAAAATCGAGATTGGGATACCCTCAGAAAAGATTTAAACAAACTCCCTATTGAAGGCTTTAATGGCGTATCAATGGATGAAGACATCTATTCTATTTTAGACAAATATGGTATTCAAAAAAAGGGAGATACGATACACTTAGAAATTTGGGGTTCAGGGAAACCGATGCGTGAATTTTTATGGAGTGAAGATATGGCTGATGCTTCCGTATTTTTAATGGAAGAACGTGATTTTACAGACTGTTATAGCTCTAAAACTAGTGAAATTAGAAATACACATATTAATATAGGTACAGGGGTCGATATTTCAATTGAAGAGCTAGCTAAACTAATTAAAAAAACAGTTGGCTTTAAGGGTAAACTATACTTTAATTCAAGTAAACCTGATGGCACAATGAAAAAATTAACCGATCCGTCTAAACTACACGGCTTAGGTTGGAAACACAAAATAGAATTGAAAGAAGGCGTTCGTAAAATGTACGAATGGTACAAAGCCTAA